From one Microbacterium aurum genomic stretch:
- a CDS encoding DEAD/DEAH box helicase: MPPTASIAPASRRRGSSSRGSAARRDDDAPLIPILARKVREVEAKAQRGKLGPTNRVKFQVIAFLVREERARVKADDAIAAAARAELLKRLDGVATILAKTAARDTSLIQLLEVDAATSPVAKRMRRDWLLESGAELPEDELIITDVAPVQTPVVPAALAERQVIPPQIEARREANPFLAPDVALRAPASSVRRRLDGWELMGPLYKAFETGAGGAAASMELPPVPEFDRLSPKGLEIMPHQSRFLEAVRTGHRSFLLADEPGLGKTAQSVLAASVANAYPLLAVVPNVVKMNWAREVERWTPQRRATVIHGDGDTVDAFADVFIVNYEVLDRHLAWLGSLGLRGMVVDEAHFIKNLSSQRSQNVLALGARIREQVRDPLMLALTGTPLINDVEDFDAIWRFLGWTNGEKPGPELMAKLDATGLTPADKAFYPEARDAVISMGIVRRKKKDVAADLPDKLVADLPVELDDEYGRSIRAAEHELGERLAAKYRRIIEARGDTVRLGEYDEDIVRLVAHGELEESKAAGAGADNVFTMVRKIGQAKALLAADYAVQLQRSVGKVVFFAKHIDVMDAAEAHFAASGLRTISIRGDQSTPARQQAIDAFNGDPDVAIAVCSLTAAGVGLNMQAASNVVLAELSWTAAEQTQAIDRVHRIGQDEPVTAWRIIAAHTIDTKIAELIDSKQSLAARALDGEQVDPTSSDSVQLSALMHLLRQALGGS, translated from the coding sequence ATGCCGCCCACGGCATCCATCGCCCCCGCCTCGCGCCGACGCGGCTCGTCCTCGCGGGGTTCGGCGGCGCGCCGCGACGACGACGCGCCGCTCATCCCGATCCTCGCCCGCAAGGTGCGCGAGGTCGAGGCCAAGGCCCAGCGCGGCAAGCTCGGGCCGACCAACCGCGTCAAGTTTCAGGTGATCGCGTTCCTGGTGCGCGAGGAGCGCGCCCGCGTCAAGGCCGACGACGCGATCGCCGCCGCGGCGCGCGCGGAGCTGCTGAAGCGCCTCGACGGGGTGGCCACCATCCTCGCCAAGACCGCCGCCCGCGACACGTCCCTCATCCAGCTGCTCGAAGTCGACGCGGCGACCTCTCCCGTCGCCAAGCGGATGCGCCGTGACTGGCTGCTCGAGTCCGGGGCCGAACTGCCCGAGGACGAGCTGATCATCACCGACGTCGCCCCGGTGCAGACGCCCGTCGTGCCCGCCGCGCTCGCCGAACGGCAGGTCATCCCGCCGCAGATCGAGGCGCGCCGCGAGGCCAACCCCTTCCTCGCCCCCGATGTGGCGCTGCGCGCCCCGGCATCCTCCGTGCGCCGCCGTCTGGACGGCTGGGAGCTCATGGGCCCCCTCTACAAGGCGTTCGAGACCGGCGCGGGGGGAGCGGCGGCGTCCATGGAACTGCCGCCCGTCCCGGAGTTCGACCGTCTCTCGCCCAAGGGGCTGGAGATCATGCCCCACCAGTCGCGGTTCCTCGAGGCCGTGCGCACCGGGCACCGGTCGTTCCTCCTCGCCGACGAGCCGGGTCTCGGCAAGACCGCGCAGTCGGTGCTCGCCGCCTCCGTCGCGAATGCCTACCCGCTGCTGGCGGTCGTTCCCAACGTCGTCAAGATGAACTGGGCGCGCGAAGTCGAGCGGTGGACGCCACAGCGTCGCGCGACCGTGATCCACGGCGACGGCGACACCGTCGACGCGTTCGCCGACGTGTTCATCGTCAACTACGAGGTGCTCGACCGGCACCTGGCGTGGCTCGGTTCGCTGGGGCTGCGCGGCATGGTCGTCGACGAGGCGCACTTCATCAAGAACCTCTCTTCCCAGCGCTCGCAGAACGTGCTGGCGCTCGGCGCTCGCATCCGCGAGCAGGTGCGCGATCCGCTCATGCTCGCCCTGACGGGAACGCCGCTGATCAACGACGTCGAGGACTTCGACGCCATCTGGCGCTTCCTCGGCTGGACCAACGGCGAGAAGCCGGGGCCCGAGCTCATGGCCAAGCTCGACGCGACCGGCCTCACCCCGGCCGACAAGGCGTTCTATCCCGAAGCGCGCGACGCCGTCATCTCGATGGGCATCGTCCGCCGCAAGAAGAAGGATGTCGCGGCCGACCTGCCCGACAAGCTCGTCGCCGACCTTCCCGTGGAGCTCGACGACGAGTACGGCCGCTCGATCCGCGCCGCAGAGCACGAGCTGGGCGAGCGTCTGGCAGCGAAGTACCGCCGCATCATCGAGGCGCGCGGCGACACCGTGCGCCTGGGCGAGTACGACGAGGACATCGTCCGCCTGGTCGCCCACGGCGAACTGGAGGAGTCGAAGGCCGCCGGGGCCGGCGCCGACAACGTCTTCACCATGGTCCGCAAGATCGGTCAGGCCAAGGCGCTGCTGGCGGCGGACTACGCCGTCCAGCTGCAGCGCTCGGTCGGCAAGGTCGTCTTCTTCGCGAAGCACATCGATGTGATGGATGCCGCGGAAGCGCACTTCGCGGCATCCGGACTGCGGACCATCTCGATCCGCGGCGACCAGTCCACGCCCGCCCGGCAGCAGGCGATCGACGCGTTCAACGGCGATCCCGACGTCGCGATCGCGGTGTGCTCGCTGACGGCGGCCGGCGTCGGCCTCAACATGCAGGCGGCGTCCAACGTCGTGCTCGCCGAGCTCAGCTGGACCGCCGCCGAGCAGACGCAGGCGATCGACCGCGTGCACCGGATCGGGCAGGACGAGCCGGTCACGGCGTGGCGGATCATCGCGGCGCACACGATCGACACGAAGATCGCCGAGCTCATCGACTCGAAGCAGTCCCTCGCCGCGCGGGCACTGGACGGCGAGCAGGTCGACCCGACCTCGAGCGACTCGGTCCAGCTCTCGGCGCTCATGCACCTGCTGCGTCAGGCGCTGGGCGGCAGCTGA
- a CDS encoding heavy metal translocating P-type ATPase: MSTSTGDARAQAVLDIEGMTCASCVARVEKRLQRLDGVTAAVNLATESARVDYPAALDADTLVAAVREAGYDAHVRTRAAAPVHDGGHPHPHPQDAHADHAAHAVASGGHVHDVEDRPGTVTLRTRLVVSTVLALPVVVLGMVPAWQFPGWQWVSLVLATPVVLWGGWPFHRATFANARHGAMTMDTLITLGTGAAYLWSLWALLFGSAGRIGMTHDTGLFVPVHDPSSLVYFEVAAAVTVFLLLGRVIEQRSKRRAGAAVRALMELSARDVELESGARVPIEQLQVGDVFVVRPGEKIATDGRVVSGRASVDESMITGESVPVEVDAGATVTGGTIAADGRLMVVATSVGDDTRLAHLARLVEDAQAGKSRVQRLADRISGVFVPVVIVLAVLTLLAWMIVGGFSGASIAAGFTAAVAVLIIACPCALGLATPIAILVGTGRGAQLGVLITGPEALEAADRIDTVVLDKTGTVTEGRMAVTSVVPIGDADAARIGHLVGSLEQASEHPLARAVAGLAPTPAAVTEFAGHAGRGVSGTVEGHDVFAGRAAFAAERAGELPEPARAAVAAVEEAGATAVVAGWDGAVRAVLAVSDTVRADSARTVAALRALGLDVILLTGDNEGAARAVGAAVGIPRVIAGVLPEEKVAQIGLLQQDGRRVAMVGDGINDAAALATADLGLAMGGGTDAAMHASDIALTGHGLAPVLTAIRLSRRTMRIIRGNLFWAFAYNVAALPLAALGLLNPMIAGAAMAFSSVFVVLNSLRLRSAS, translated from the coding sequence GTGAGCACCTCGACCGGCGACGCGCGCGCCCAGGCCGTCCTCGACATCGAGGGGATGACCTGCGCGAGCTGCGTCGCCCGCGTCGAGAAGCGGCTGCAGCGCCTGGACGGCGTGACGGCAGCGGTCAACCTCGCCACGGAATCGGCACGCGTGGACTACCCGGCCGCGCTCGATGCCGACACGCTCGTCGCCGCCGTGCGCGAAGCGGGGTACGACGCCCACGTGCGCACTCGTGCCGCCGCGCCCGTGCACGACGGTGGCCACCCGCACCCTCACCCGCAGGACGCCCACGCCGACCATGCCGCGCACGCGGTGGCATCCGGCGGCCACGTGCACGACGTCGAGGACCGCCCCGGCACGGTGACGCTGCGCACGCGGCTGGTCGTCAGCACGGTGCTGGCGCTGCCGGTCGTGGTGCTCGGCATGGTCCCGGCCTGGCAGTTCCCGGGCTGGCAGTGGGTTTCGCTCGTCCTCGCCACCCCGGTGGTGCTGTGGGGCGGCTGGCCGTTCCACCGTGCGACGTTCGCCAACGCGCGACACGGCGCGATGACGATGGACACCCTCATCACGCTCGGCACCGGCGCCGCGTACCTCTGGAGCCTGTGGGCGCTGCTGTTCGGCAGCGCCGGCCGCATCGGGATGACGCACGACACCGGCCTCTTCGTGCCCGTCCACGACCCGTCGTCGCTCGTCTACTTCGAGGTGGCGGCCGCCGTCACCGTCTTCCTTCTGCTGGGACGCGTCATCGAGCAGCGCTCCAAGCGTCGCGCCGGTGCCGCCGTGCGCGCCCTCATGGAGTTGTCCGCGCGTGATGTCGAACTCGAGTCCGGCGCACGCGTGCCGATCGAGCAGCTGCAGGTCGGCGACGTGTTCGTCGTGCGTCCCGGGGAGAAGATCGCCACCGACGGACGTGTCGTCTCGGGCCGCGCATCGGTCGACGAGAGCATGATCACCGGCGAGTCCGTCCCCGTAGAGGTGGATGCCGGCGCCACCGTCACCGGCGGCACCATCGCCGCCGACGGCCGCCTGATGGTCGTCGCGACGTCGGTCGGCGACGACACCCGTCTCGCCCACCTGGCCCGGCTCGTGGAGGACGCGCAGGCGGGCAAGAGCCGCGTGCAGCGACTCGCCGACCGCATCTCCGGCGTGTTCGTCCCGGTCGTGATCGTCCTCGCGGTGCTCACGCTCCTGGCGTGGATGATCGTCGGCGGCTTCAGCGGCGCGTCCATCGCCGCGGGCTTCACCGCCGCCGTCGCGGTCCTCATCATCGCCTGCCCCTGTGCCCTGGGACTTGCCACCCCCATCGCGATCCTCGTGGGCACCGGGCGCGGCGCCCAGCTGGGCGTGCTCATCACCGGTCCCGAGGCGCTGGAGGCCGCCGACCGGATCGACACGGTCGTGCTCGACAAGACCGGAACCGTCACCGAGGGGCGCATGGCGGTCACGTCCGTCGTCCCGATCGGCGACGCCGATGCCGCGCGCATCGGTCACCTCGTCGGCTCGCTCGAGCAGGCGTCCGAGCATCCCCTCGCGCGCGCGGTGGCGGGCCTCGCGCCCACGCCCGCCGCGGTCACCGAGTTCGCGGGACATGCCGGGCGCGGTGTCAGCGGCACGGTCGAGGGCCACGACGTCTTCGCCGGCCGGGCCGCCTTCGCCGCCGAGCGGGCGGGGGAGCTCCCCGAGCCGGCGCGCGCCGCGGTCGCCGCCGTCGAGGAGGCCGGGGCGACCGCGGTCGTCGCCGGATGGGACGGCGCCGTGCGCGCCGTGCTCGCGGTGTCCGACACGGTGCGCGCCGACAGCGCGCGCACCGTCGCGGCGCTGCGCGCGCTCGGGCTCGACGTCATCCTGCTGACCGGCGACAACGAGGGCGCGGCGCGTGCCGTGGGCGCGGCCGTCGGCATCCCTCGCGTGATCGCCGGCGTCCTGCCGGAGGAGAAGGTCGCCCAGATCGGGCTCCTGCAGCAGGACGGCCGCCGTGTCGCGATGGTCGGCGACGGCATCAACGACGCCGCGGCGCTGGCGACCGCGGACCTCGGGCTCGCCATGGGCGGGGGGACGGATGCCGCGATGCACGCCAGCGACATCGCCCTCACCGGGCACGGGCTCGCGCCCGTGCTGACCGCGATCCGTCTCAGCCGCCGCACGATGCGGATCATCCGCGGCAACCTGTTCTGGGCGTTCGCGTACAACGTGGCGGCGCTGCCCCTGGCGGCCCTGGGCCTGCTGAACCCGATGATCGCCGGGGCCGCGATGGCCTTCTCGAGCGTCTTCGTCGTGCTCAACAGCCTGCGGCTGCGCTCCGCCTCCTGA
- a CDS encoding heavy-metal-associated domain-containing protein, which produces MTTRTYTVQGMTCAHCAGAVSREVRKVPGVTDVTVDVGTGILTVASSDAPSDAAVAAAVDEAGYVLVAGQ; this is translated from the coding sequence ATGACTACCCGCACCTACACCGTCCAGGGGATGACCTGCGCGCACTGCGCCGGAGCCGTCTCGCGCGAAGTCCGCAAGGTTCCCGGCGTCACCGACGTCACCGTCGACGTGGGCACCGGCATCCTGACCGTCGCGTCGAGCGATGCGCCGTCCGATGCCGCGGTCGCCGCGGCCGTCGACGAGGCCGGTTACGTCCTCGTCGCAGGGCAGTGA
- a CDS encoding glycerophosphodiester phosphodiesterase, translated as MTPERPADRLPALLIVCALAAASMVIALAGVSPARVSAVELMGAERTPGEAAFIAAHRGGSAMAPENTLPAVRAALVSGFDYVEVDLALTADGVPVLMHDRTVNRTTDGTGPLAALTLAEVRRLDAGASYSAAFAGTSVPTATEFLDVLARLDGKAILDLKGVWTPEAAATLVDEVAARGLERQVAVASFDARTLAYVQTHSRVISRLLILKSLPADVVDAALGVGARGIVVDRSALKAHPDAVDDLHAAGLRVVAYTLNSDRQWDAATTLGVDGIVTDDPGLLQHWQRGLASD; from the coding sequence ATGACCCCTGAGCGGCCCGCCGATCGGCTTCCCGCCCTCCTGATCGTCTGCGCGCTCGCCGCCGCCAGCATGGTGATCGCCCTCGCCGGCGTGTCGCCCGCGCGGGTCAGTGCGGTCGAGCTGATGGGCGCCGAGCGCACGCCCGGCGAGGCGGCCTTCATCGCCGCTCACCGCGGCGGCTCGGCGATGGCCCCGGAGAACACGCTGCCCGCCGTCCGGGCGGCACTGGTGAGCGGCTTCGACTACGTCGAGGTGGACCTCGCCCTCACCGCAGACGGCGTGCCGGTGCTCATGCACGACCGCACTGTGAACCGCACGACCGACGGCACCGGCCCGCTCGCCGCGCTGACGCTGGCGGAGGTGCGCCGGCTGGACGCCGGGGCGTCGTACTCCGCGGCATTCGCCGGCACATCGGTGCCGACGGCGACGGAGTTCCTCGACGTGCTCGCCCGGCTGGACGGAAAGGCGATCCTCGACCTCAAGGGCGTGTGGACGCCGGAGGCCGCCGCGACCCTCGTCGACGAGGTCGCGGCGCGCGGGCTGGAGCGTCAGGTCGCCGTCGCGAGCTTCGATGCACGCACCCTCGCCTACGTGCAGACGCACTCCCGCGTCATCTCGCGCCTCCTCATCCTGAAGTCCCTGCCCGCGGACGTGGTCGACGCGGCACTCGGCGTGGGAGCGCGGGGCATCGTCGTCGACCGCTCCGCGCTGAAGGCGCACCCCGACGCCGTCGACGACCTGCACGCGGCCGGCCTGCGGGTCGTCGCCTACACGCTGAACTCCGATCGTCAGTGGGATGCCGCGACCACCCTGGGCGTGGACGGCATCGTCACCGACGACCCGGGACTGCTGCAGCACTGGCAGCGCGGCCTCGCCAGCGACTGA
- the deoC gene encoding deoxyribose-phosphate aldolase, with the protein MATITERDLAATIDHAILKPELTRADVDAELDIAAEWRVFSVCVRPSDIAHAVARLDGTGVAVGTVIGFPHGTTSTAAKVAEVRQALADGATEFDMVVNIGALRSGFDDVVTADIAAVVAAASGHVTKVILETSLLDDEQIARGSRLTEAGGADFVKTSTGFAGGGATVPHVELMRANVGPGVQVKASGGVRSYADALAMLAAGATRLGTSGSAVILGEARRVDAGGDAVGAVDASSY; encoded by the coding sequence ATGGCCACCATCACCGAGCGCGACCTCGCCGCCACCATCGACCACGCGATCCTCAAGCCCGAGCTGACCCGCGCGGACGTCGACGCCGAACTCGACATCGCCGCCGAGTGGCGCGTCTTCAGCGTGTGCGTGCGCCCGAGCGACATCGCCCACGCCGTCGCGCGCCTGGACGGCACGGGCGTCGCCGTCGGCACGGTCATCGGATTCCCGCACGGCACGACCTCCACCGCCGCGAAGGTCGCCGAGGTGCGTCAGGCGCTCGCCGACGGCGCGACCGAGTTCGACATGGTCGTCAACATCGGCGCGCTGCGCTCGGGGTTCGACGACGTCGTGACCGCCGACATCGCTGCGGTCGTGGCCGCGGCATCCGGTCACGTCACGAAGGTCATCCTGGAGACCTCGCTTCTCGACGACGAGCAGATCGCCCGCGGCAGCCGCCTGACCGAGGCCGGGGGCGCCGACTTCGTCAAGACCTCCACCGGCTTCGCCGGCGGCGGCGCGACCGTGCCGCATGTCGAGCTCATGCGGGCGAACGTGGGTCCAGGCGTGCAGGTCAAGGCTTCCGGCGGGGTGCGCAGCTACGCCGACGCCCTGGCGATGCTCGCGGCCGGCGCGACGCGCCTGGGCACCAGCGGCAGCGCCGTCATCCTCGGCGAGGCGCGGCGCGTGGATGCCGGCGGCGACGCCGTCGGCGCCGTGGACGCCTCCTCGTACTGA
- a CDS encoding bifunctional riboflavin kinase/FAD synthetase, translating into MIVFHDPAEVPAGFGPSVVAIGKFDGVHSGHRAVIDRARVTATDAGAQVVAVTFNRNPLSLLRPELCPEPLSSVDQKLALLAEAGVDATLVLRFDAELAALEPRVFVEHVLVRLGVVTVMVGDDFRFGRGGVGDPVLLQRLGEEYGFDVDVVGDVQGGGRRVSSSWVRDLLAAGDVEGAARLLGRAHTVTGEVVHGLKRGRELGFPTANLSADAEGFIPADGIYAGWLVDLGGPDDASSVTTRYPAAISVGTNPTFDDVPLRQVEAYVLDETTLDLYGHRVQIQFTHRIRGMVAFEGIDALIAQMTDDVARVRAVLT; encoded by the coding sequence GTGATCGTCTTCCATGACCCCGCGGAGGTGCCTGCCGGCTTCGGACCGAGCGTCGTCGCGATCGGCAAGTTCGACGGCGTGCACTCCGGGCACCGGGCGGTGATCGACCGCGCCCGCGTCACCGCGACCGACGCGGGCGCCCAGGTGGTGGCGGTGACGTTCAACCGCAACCCGCTGAGTCTCCTGCGGCCCGAGCTCTGCCCCGAGCCGCTCTCCAGTGTCGACCAGAAGCTCGCCCTCCTCGCCGAGGCGGGGGTGGATGCGACCCTCGTCCTCCGCTTCGACGCCGAACTGGCGGCCCTCGAGCCGCGGGTGTTCGTCGAGCATGTGCTGGTGCGGCTCGGCGTGGTCACCGTCATGGTGGGCGACGACTTCCGCTTCGGCCGGGGTGGGGTGGGCGATCCCGTGCTCCTGCAGCGGCTCGGCGAGGAGTACGGCTTCGACGTCGACGTCGTCGGCGATGTGCAGGGCGGCGGTCGGCGCGTATCGTCGTCGTGGGTGCGCGATCTGCTCGCCGCGGGTGACGTGGAGGGCGCGGCCCGACTGCTCGGCCGCGCGCACACCGTGACCGGCGAGGTCGTGCACGGCCTCAAGCGCGGTCGCGAGCTGGGGTTCCCGACGGCGAACCTCAGCGCGGACGCCGAGGGCTTCATCCCCGCCGACGGCATCTACGCCGGCTGGCTCGTCGACCTCGGCGGTCCGGACGATGCGTCGAGCGTGACCACGCGATACCCCGCGGCGATCTCGGTCGGCACGAACCCCACCTTCGACGACGTCCCGCTGCGGCAGGTGGAGGCGTACGTGCTCGATGAGACGACGCTGGACCTGTACGGTCACCGCGTGCAGATCCAGTTCACGCACCGCATCCGCGGCATGGTCGCCTTCGAGGGCATCGACGCGCTCATCGCGCAGATGACGGACGACGTCGCGCGGGTGCGCGCCGTGCTGACCTGA
- the truB gene encoding tRNA pseudouridine(55) synthase TruB, producing the protein MPDASASPNGSLLVDKPQGITSHDVVARARRALGTRKIGHAGTLDPMATGLLILGVGPATRLLTYIVGLDKTYEATIRLGVSTDSDDADGTTTAQADAAALAAVTDERIRDGIAALTGEISQVPSTVSAIKIGGKRAYDLARAGEEVRLKARTVTVSRFEVRPSTSSGTGAGSAAAAGSGSGAGSAAGAGKGTASGSRDGVIDLDVVVDCSSGTYIRALARDLGAALGIGGHLTALRRTRIGPFGVADAATDLTGDLRLLPPADVATAVLGAFPVTADEARDLRHGKRLAGAADRLAGLPTATPAAIDPDGRLVGIVERRGGDVKSAMNMAEDA; encoded by the coding sequence ATGCCCGACGCCTCCGCCTCACCCAACGGCAGTCTGCTGGTCGACAAGCCGCAGGGCATCACGAGCCACGACGTCGTCGCCCGCGCGCGACGCGCGCTCGGCACCCGCAAGATCGGTCACGCCGGCACTCTCGACCCGATGGCGACCGGCCTGCTCATCCTCGGTGTCGGCCCTGCCACGCGCCTGCTGACCTACATCGTGGGGCTCGACAAGACCTACGAGGCCACGATCCGCCTGGGAGTGTCGACCGACTCCGACGACGCCGACGGCACGACGACGGCGCAGGCGGATGCCGCGGCGCTGGCCGCCGTGACCGACGAGCGCATCCGGGACGGCATCGCGGCGCTCACGGGCGAGATCTCCCAGGTTCCCAGCACCGTCTCGGCGATCAAGATCGGCGGCAAGCGGGCCTACGACCTCGCTCGCGCGGGGGAGGAGGTGCGGCTGAAAGCCCGCACCGTCACGGTGAGCCGCTTCGAGGTGCGCCCTTCGACAAGCTCAGGGACCGGAGCGGGCTCAGCCGCCGCGGCGGGCTCCGGGTCCGGAGCGGGCTCAGCGGCCGGAGCGGGCAAAGGGACCGCGTCGGGCTCACGCGACGGCGTCATCGATCTGGATGTCGTGGTGGACTGCTCCAGCGGCACCTACATCCGCGCGCTCGCCCGCGACCTCGGTGCCGCCCTCGGCATCGGCGGCCACCTCACCGCCCTCCGCCGCACCCGCATCGGCCCGTTCGGGGTGGCCGACGCCGCGACCGACCTGACCGGCGACCTGCGCCTGCTGCCCCCGGCGGACGTGGCGACCGCGGTGCTCGGCGCCTTTCCCGTCACGGCGGACGAGGCGCGCGACCTCCGTCACGGCAAGCGGCTCGCGGGTGCCGCCGACCGCCTGGCCGGGCTGCCGACGGCGACGCCGGCGGCGATCGATCCGGACGGCCGCCTCGTCGGCATCGTCGAGCGCCGCGGCGGCGACGTCAAGAGCGCGATGAACATGGCGGAGGACGCATGA
- a CDS encoding adenine glycosylase, with protein sequence MPDLAAPLIAWYRENARDLPWRQPGFGAWGTLVSEFMLQQTPVARVIPHLEGWLQRWPTPTALAADPPAAAVTQWANLGYPRRALWLHRAAVEIRDRHAGVVPREVDDLLALTGIGDYTARAVAAFAYGDRHPVVDTNTRRVLARAVDGRSQPGPPSKGDLAAMAAILPADSAEAAIVNAAAMELGAVVCTARAARCDACPIADRCAWRAAGHPDTGDTRRRQARYEGSDRQARGAVLQALRGAVGHALADAAVIPDWSDPAQRDRAIDSLIADGLVEASGGTLRLPH encoded by the coding sequence ATGCCCGACCTCGCCGCGCCGCTCATCGCGTGGTACCGCGAGAACGCCCGCGATCTGCCGTGGCGGCAGCCGGGCTTCGGCGCGTGGGGAACCCTCGTCAGCGAGTTCATGCTGCAGCAGACGCCCGTGGCGCGGGTCATCCCGCACCTGGAGGGGTGGCTGCAGCGCTGGCCGACGCCGACGGCGCTCGCCGCCGATCCCCCGGCCGCCGCGGTGACGCAGTGGGCGAACCTCGGCTATCCGCGCCGCGCGCTGTGGCTGCACCGCGCGGCGGTGGAGATCCGCGACCGCCACGCCGGCGTCGTCCCCCGTGAGGTGGACGACCTCCTGGCGCTGACCGGGATCGGCGACTACACCGCGCGGGCGGTGGCTGCGTTCGCGTACGGCGACCGGCATCCGGTCGTCGACACCAACACGCGGCGGGTACTCGCCCGGGCCGTCGACGGCCGCTCCCAGCCCGGCCCGCCGTCGAAGGGCGACCTCGCGGCCATGGCGGCGATCCTGCCCGCGGACTCCGCCGAGGCGGCGATCGTCAACGCCGCAGCGATGGAGCTCGGCGCGGTGGTCTGCACGGCGCGCGCGGCGCGCTGCGACGCCTGCCCGATCGCCGATCGGTGCGCGTGGCGCGCCGCCGGCCATCCCGACACGGGAGACACCCGCCGCCGCCAGGCGCGCTACGAGGGCAGCGACCGGCAGGCGCGCGGGGCTGTGCTGCAGGCGCTCCGTGGCGCCGTCGGCCACGCGTTGGCGGATGCCGCGGTGATCCCGGACTGGTCGGATCCCGCTCAGCGTGACCGCGCGATCGATTCCCTCATCGCCGATGGCCTCGTCGAGGCGTCCGGCGGCACCCTGCGGCTCCCCCACTAG
- the rbfA gene encoding 30S ribosome-binding factor RbfA: MAGERQARLGDRIRVILAERLEKGLRDPRLGFVTITDVRVTGDLQHASVFYTVYGTDEEREASAQALKSATGMLRSEVGKHLNVRLTPSLEFIPDALPENAGHIADLLREAQERDAAVAGLAAGAAYAGDADPYVKPREHDADDED, translated from the coding sequence ATGGCAGGCGAACGTCAGGCACGGCTCGGCGACCGCATCCGCGTCATCCTCGCGGAGCGCCTCGAGAAGGGGCTGCGCGACCCGCGGCTGGGCTTCGTGACCATCACGGATGTCCGGGTGACCGGTGACCTGCAGCACGCCTCCGTCTTCTACACCGTGTACGGCACCGACGAGGAGCGCGAGGCCTCGGCCCAGGCGCTGAAGTCGGCGACCGGCATGCTGCGCAGCGAGGTCGGCAAGCACCTGAACGTGCGCCTGACGCCGTCGCTGGAGTTCATCCCCGACGCCCTGCCCGAGAACGCCGGCCACATCGCCGACCTCCTCCGCGAGGCGCAGGAGCGGGATGCCGCCGTCGCGGGTCTCGCGGCAGGTGCCGCCTACGCGGGCGACGCCGACCCCTACGTCAAGCCCCGCGAGCACGACGCCGACGACGAGGACTGA